The nucleotide sequence CACGCGGCGACGGAGAGCCCGAGAGCGTTGGGCGCCCAGAGGAGGGCGATCATTCCCGGACCGGATCGTCTCTCCAGCGCTCCCGCCGCGGCGATGAACAGGTAGTAGACCAGGACCAGGGCGACGGTGATTCCGACGGCGGCCGATTTTCCCCGGGATCGTAGGGAGAACCCGAGGGGAATCGCGAGCAGGCCGAAGGAGAGGCACGATACGGCGAGGGAGAGCCGGCGGTGGAAATGGTACCGATAGGTGGCGTTCGCCCCTCCGCCCCCGGTAGCGTCGACCTTCCGTGACAGTTCGGGGAGGGTCATCCCGTTCGGGTTGTTCCCGCCGGAAACGGAGGAGGCCTCGAGGGGGATCCGAAACGTCATTCGGCCGAAGGAGGCGACGCGGTACAAAGGCTTCCCGGTAGGCTCGCCGTGGATGGTCCCGTCGGACAACTCCAGCCCTACCACCCCGTCGCCGGCCGCGGGCACGAAGCGCCCCTCCCGCGCAAATACGAGCAGCGGATCGTCTCCCGCCGGGCGGAAGGAGAGGAAGACGCCAAACATCCTCTGACCGTCCGGGGAGACCCGGTCGGGGTACACCAGCACCTCGGGGGTGATCTCGCGGAAGACGTGCCCGGAGGCGACGGCGCCGGTGCGCTCGGAGACGATCCGTGCGAGGGTGCGCTGCGTCTCGTGGTACCCCCAGGGAACCCCCTGCCATCCGGTGAGCAGCACCCCGGCGCACGTGATGACACTGGCGGCCAGCACGGGGAGCGCGACCCCGCGCATCCCCACCCCGGCGGCGGAGAGCGCCGTCGTCTCGGAGTCCGCGGCGAGCCGCCCCAGGCCGAGCAGGACCGCGAGGAGCAGGGAGGCGGGAAGGGTGATCTCGAAGAACGGGGGGAGGAGGGAGAGGAGGAGGCGCCCGACGAGGGGCGTCGCCACCCCCTTTGCGATCACCAGGTCCGCGAGTCGCGAGATCCGCTGGAGCAGGACGATGACGGTAAAGCTTCCCAGCCCGACCAGGAACGGACCGGTCATTTCGCCGAGCAGATATTTCCGTGTGATTCTCATCGTGTAGTATCATACGCTATCATTATGGATGTCATCGAGGGGTCCGGGAACTTCTCCCTGCCCGGGGAGTCTTCCCTGACGATCGGAAATTTCGACGGGGTGCACCTTGGCCATCGGGAGCTTCTGCGGCGGACCGTGGCGCGCGCCCGGGATGTAGGCCTGCATGCCGTCGCGCTCACCTTCACGCCGCATCCCGTCCGCTTCTTCACCCCCAAGGCGCGCTTCTACGAGATCACCTCGATGGGGGAAAAGGCGTCCCGGATCGAAGAGCTCGGGATCGATCTCCTGGTCGTCGAGTCGTTCACCGGGGCGATCGGCGGGATGGAACCGGAGGAGTTCGCCAGGACGGTTCTCCATGAGCGGTTGCGCGCCCGTTTCATCACCGTGGGATACGACTTCACCTTCGGGAGGAACCGGACGGGGTCTCCGGGGATGCTCCGTCGGATCGGCGGCGAGCTCGGGTTTGAGGTGGATGTTGTCCCGCCGCTTCTGCGAGGTGGGGCGATCGTGAGCTCCAGCCGCATCCGGGAGCTTCTGCTCTCGGGACGGGTTCGGGAGGCCGAGGAGCTCCTGTGTCGCCCGTACGCGGTGTCCGGGCGGGTGATCCCAGGCGCCGCCCGGGGGAAAAAGCTCGGGTTTCCGACGGCAAACGTCGAGTTCACGCAGGAACTCATCCCGTTGCCGGGAGTGTACGTGATCGACGCCGCCGTGGGGGGTGTCGTCCGGAGGGGGGTGGCCAACGTCGGGTTCAACCCCACCTTCGGGGAGAACTCCCTCGCGGTGGAGGCGCACATCCTCGACTTCGCGGGCGATCTCTACGGACAGGAGATGACGGTGCGCTTCCGGGACCGCATCCGTGACGAGAGGAAGTTCAAGAGCGTGGAGGAACTGGTGCGCCAGATCGGGAAAGACGTCGCGTACGCGCGGTCGGCGAGGCTGACGAAGTGCTTCAATTCATAAATACGGCGGCGAATCCAAAGAGCGATCCCAGAGCGCGCTGCGCCTCCGGGACTTTCCCTTCGGCGGAGTCGCCGCAGGAGGGGGGGCGTAGTGAGGTAAAGCGCAGCCGCGCGGGTTCACCGCACGGCGAGCCACGAACGGAGCCCCGCCCTCCGAGGCGACGCAGCCGGGCCCTTCCGTTGCATGCGCTTTCCGTCCTTCTCCTCCTCCCGATCCTCGTCGCGTGCACCGGCGGAGGGCCGGCGAGCGCGCCGGCGCCATCCAGCGCCGCCTCGGTCCAGCAGGCGCTCGTCGCCGCCGTGGAGCGATCCGTCCCCGCGGTGGTCAACATCCGCACGGTCACCCGCTTCGCGCGCGGAACGCCGGGGTCGGGACTGCGGCCGGACGGCCGCTCCCCGGAGTATCTCGTGGACCTGCTCGAGGAGAACGGCGGGTACCGCGAGAACTCCCTCGGGTCGGGGGTCATCGTCGGGGAGGACGGGCTGATCGTCACCAACGAGCACGTCATCCGAGACGCCGACGAGATCGTGGTCAGGCTTTCGGATCGGAGCGAGTACCGGGCGAAGGTAATCGGGGCGGACGTCCGGACGGACGTAGCCGTTCTGCGGATCCAGCCGCCCGGAAAGCTCCCGGTGGCGACGTTGGGCGACTCCTCCCGCCTGAGGGTCGGGGAATTCGCCATTGCGGTGGGGAACCCGTTCGGCCTCGAAAGCACCGTGACTCTCGGCGTGGTGAGCGCGACCGGGCGCAACGCGGACCCGGACCACGAGGGCGGGGACGATTTCATCCAGACCGACGCGTCGATCAACCCGGGGAACTCGGGCGGGCCGCTCCTCAACGCGCAGGGGGAAGTGGTCGGGATCAACACGTCGATGGTGACCACCGCCCAAGGGATCGGTTTCGCTATCCCGATCAATACGGTCCGGTCGGTCGAACAGGACCTCGTCGCGCACGGGACGGTTCGGCGGGGGTGGCTCGGCCTTGGGATCCAGGCCCTTCCTCCGGAACTGGCCGACGCGTTCGGAGCGAAGGGCGAACAGGGGATCCTGGTGAACCGTGTCGTTCCGGGCAGCCCCGCCGAACGGGGGGGCGTGCGGATGGGGGACATCCTGGTCGCCTTCGGGAAGACCCGCGTGTCCGGGGTCAAGGAGTTCCAGGGTCTGGTCTCCGGAACGGCGCCCGGCTCCCCGGTGATGCTCGAGGTGCTTCGCGAGGGGAAACGGGCGGCCGTGACGGTGAGGGTCGAAGAGGCGGAGAAGCAGGCGGAGGGGGAGGGGAGGCGCCCGCCCCGCCGTGAGCCTGTGGACTCTACCGGGGTGGCCGTGCGGCCCGTGCCAAAGCGCCTGCTGCGGGAGATGGAGCTTCGCGGAGGCGTCGAAGTGACGTTCGTCGAGACCGCCAGCCCGGCGTGGGACGGCGGCGTCCGGGAAGGGGACGTCCTTCTCTCCATCAACCGGGAAACGGTTCTCGGCCTCGACGAGTACCGAAAGGCCGTGTCGCGACTCCCCCGGGGGCGGCCGGCGTTCGCCTTGGTCTACCGGGAGGGTGTTCAGCTTTACGTGGCGCTGAAAAGCAGGTAAGGAGGCTATCCGGATAGCCTCCCAAGGAGGAGCCGATGGGAGTGGTGAAGGACACGGACGTGGCCCGGCGGATCGCCCGGGCGGTGGTCTCCGACATCGCGCTGTACAACGCGAAGAAGGTCGAGGAAGGAGTCCGGAACGACACCCTCTTCGATCTCCTGAAGGCGGAGATCGAAGAGGGACAGGGGTACTACTTGAGCCGTGTCGACCCCGAGATCGCGAAGAGTACGAATTATTTCGACCAGGCGCTGGTGGATGTCCTGCTCAAGCCGGCCGGGCGCATCCCCTCGAAGATCTGGTAGCATGTCGCCGCGCGAGCCGCGCGAGACGCGCGAGACGCACCGGCTGATCGTTCCGGCCGACCGGGCGGGGGAACGTCTCGACCGGTATCTTCCGGAGGCGATTCCCGGGATCTCCCGGGCGCGCGGGCAACGATTGATCGAGGAGGGGAACGTCCGCCTGGCGGGAGAGGTCGTGCGTCCGTCGACCCGACTGAAGGGCGGGGAACCGGTGACCGTCGTCATCCCTCCGCCCGTCTCCCTCGACATGGCGCCGGAGGATCTTCCCCTCCGTGTTCTGTACGAAGACGCCCACCTGCTGGTCGTCGAAAAGCCTGCCGGAATGGTGGTTCACCCCGCACCGGGACACCCCCGGGGAACCCTCGTAAACGCGCTCCTGGGGCACTCCGACACCTTGTCCGGGATCGGGGGCGTTTCCCGTCCGGGGATCGTCCACCGGCTCGATCGGGACACCTCGGGGGTCCTCGTGGTCTCGAAGACCGACGCCGCCCACGGGACGCTGTCCGCCCGGTTCGCCGCCCATGCGATGGAGCGGAAGTACCATGGGGTCGTCTTCGGAGGTCCTCCCGCGGACAAGGGGACCGTGTCGACGCGGATCGGGAGGCACCCCGTCCACCGGAAAAAGATGGCGGTCCTGCCGGCGGGGGGACGGGAGGCCGTCACCCGCTACCGGCGGCTCGAAACGTTCGGCCCCTTCTCTCTTCTCGAGTTCCGGCTCGAGACGGGACGCACCCACCAGGTGCGTGTTCACTGCGCCCACCTCGGCTGTCCGATCGTCGGAGACGACGTGTACGGAAGGCCGCGGAAGATCCCCCTCGGGAAGGGGGCGTCCGCGCGAACGGTGACCGTCTCCCGTTTTCTCCTGCACGCGTTCCATCTTGCGTTCCCGCATCCGGTCACGGGGGAGCCCCTTTCCTTCACCATTCCCGACCCACCGGAGTTCGAAGCTTTTCGCGCCGCGGTCGAAGCGGCCCGATGAACCCCCTTCCGTACTTCGTGCAGTCCCCCCTGCTGCGGTCGGTGCCGGAGGTCTACCACGCCTTCCTCGGCGTGGACCCGGTGGATGGGAGGGGTCGCCGCGAACGGCTGCGGGAGGTCTTCTCCCTTGCCGCGGAAACGGTCGGGACGCTGAAGCAGGTCCACTCTGCGTCCGTCCTTTTCTTCGAACCCGGGGACGGGGATGTCCCGGGCGGGTGGAAGCGGGAGGGGGACGCCCTCTGGACGGAGGTCCCCGGGACCGGCGTGGGAGTCCACACGGCGGATTGCGTTCCTATCCTTCTCGCCCACCCGAAGATCCGCGTCGTCGCTGCCGTCCATGCAGGGTGGCGAGGGCTCGCCGCCGGAATCGTCGGGGAAACCGTCCGCGTTCTTGCGGAGCGATTGGGGGACGCCGCCGTGGAGGAGATCTTCGCCGTCGCCGGGCCGTGTGCGCGGGGTTGCTGCTACGAGATCGGAGAGGAAACGGCGGAGGCGCTCCACGGCCTGCCGGGGGAGGCGGACCACCTCAAGAGAGGGAAGACGCCGGGGAAGTGGACCGCCGACCTCCAGGGGATCGCGCTCGCGGCGCTCCGGGGCGCCGGGATTCCAGCGGGTCAAACGGAGGCGGCGGGGCCCTGCACGATCTGCTCCCCCCGCTTTCACTCCTTCCGCCGGGAAAAGTCGACGACCGCCCGCCAGCTGAGTTTTCTCTATATCAGGGATTGACGCGGGAGTCTTTATTAAGGTAATGTTGTATTCTCTGGACCAGACCAGCGCACATTCGGCGTTAACTTACTGCCCTTTGGAGTGCCTTCCGAGCGTTTTTCCACCACGTTGAAGACGGTGGTTCCCATTTGCCGCAGGAGAATACCTATGTTTCCGGGGGAGCGTGCATGAATCTGAAAGAACTGAAAGGGATGCGAATCGGCGATCTGACCGAGATCGCGAAGAAGATGAACGTCGACGGGGCCGCCGGCCTGAAAAAGCAGGAACTCATCTTCGCCATCCTCCAGTCCCAGACCGACCAGGAAGTGATCGTCTCGGGAGAGGGGGTCCTCGAGGTCCTCCCCGACGGCTACGGCTTCCTCCGCGCCCCCGACTCCAACTACCTCCCGGGTCCCGACGACATCTACGTCTCTCCCTCGCAGATCCGCCGCTTCGGCCTGCGCACCGGGGACACCGTCAGCGGACAGATCCGGGCTCCCAAGGGGGACGAGCGGTACTTCGCCCTCCTGAAGGTCGAGAAGGTCAACTTCGAAGATCCCGAAATCAGCAAGGACAAGATCCTCTTCGACAACCTGACGCCCCTCTACCCGCAGGAAAAGTTCACGATGGAGTACGCGCAGAACAACTACGCCACCCGGATCATCGACCTTTTCGCGCCGATCGGAATGGGACAGCGCGCGCTGATCACCTCCCCGCCGCGGGCGGGGAAAACGGTCATCCTCCAGAACATCGCCAACGGCCTCACCAAGAACCACCCCGAGGCCGTCCTCATCGTGCTTCTCATCGACGAGCGGCCCGAGGAGGTGACCGACATGCAGCGCAGCGTCGTGGGTGAGGTCATCTCCTCCACGTTCGACGAGCCGGCGCAGCGCCACGTACAGGTGGCGGAGATGGTCCTCGAGAAGGCGAAGCGCCTCGTGGAGCACAAGAAGGACGTGGTCATCCTGCTCGACAGCATCACGCGACTGGCGCGGGCCTACAACGCCGTCGTGCCCCCGTCGGGGAAGGTCCTCTCCGGCGGGGTCGACGCCAACGCCCTTCAGAAACCGAAGCGGTTCTTCGGGGCGGCACGGAACATCGAGGAGGGCGGGTCGCTGACCATCATCGCGACGGCCCTCATCGAGACCGGCAGCCGGATGGACGAGGTGATCTTCGAGGAGTTCAAGGGGACCGGCAACAACGAGCTCGTCCTCGACCGGAAGATCGCCGAGAAGCGGATCTTCCCTGCCATCGACATCAACAAGTCCGGCACGCGGAAGGAGGAGCTTCTCCTCGAGAAGAACCTCCTCCAGCGCGTATGGATCCTCCGGAAGTTCCTCTCCCCCCTGTCGCCTGCGGAGAGCATGGAGTTCCTCCTCGACAAGATCTCCAAGACCAAGACGAACAAGGAGTTCATCGAGTCGATGAACTCCTGAAACGGCGGAAAGGAAACGAAACGATGCGGGAAAACATTCATCCGAAGTACGTCAGCGCGACCGTGAAATGCGCCTGCGGGAACACCTTCGAGACGATGTCGGTCACGGAGGAGATCAAGGTGGCCATCTGCTCCAACTGCCACCCCTTCTTCACGGGCAAGCAGAAGCTGATCGACACCGCGGGACGGATCGAGAAGTTCGAGAAGAAGTACGGCACGGGGGCGAAGGCCTGATACCCCGTCGGGGGCGCCTTCCGGCCGTGAACGTTTCGCTGCTCACGTGCACCCCCGACCCGGAGCGCGTCGTCGCGCTCGCGGCGAGGTTGTGCACATCTCCCGCGTCGATCGGTGAACTCCGGGAGAAGATCTCCCGGGGCGACGCGAGGAATCTCATCCGCCGGGTCCTCTCGATGGGGCACACCTCCGTCCTCGAGCACGTAACCCTCACCTACGGCGTGGAGGGGATCTCCCGCGCCGCCTCGCACCAGCTGGTCCGCCACCGCATCGCCTCGTATTCCCAGCAGAGCCAGCGGTACGTCGCCGCGAAGTTCGGGTACGTCACTCCCCCGACCGTCGCGGCCTCTCCCGGGCTTTTGGCCGGGTACGAGCGCCACATGGCGGCATGCTCCCGGATTTACGCGAAAATGATGAAGGCCGGCGTTCCGCCGGAGGACGCACGCTTCGCCCTTCCCAACGCGACGGAAACGAAGATCCTGATCACGATGAACGCGCGGGAGCTGCACCATTTCTTCGCCCTGCGCACGTGCCGGCGGGCGCAATGGGAGATCCGCGAGATGGCGAAGCGGATGCTCTCGGCCGCGAGGGAGCGGGCGCCGCTGCTGTTCGAGACGGCGGGCCCCGGCTGTGTCCGGGGAGGGTGCCCGGAAGGGAAGATGAGCTGCGGAAAGCCGGCGGAGGTGCGCCGGGAGATCGAGGCTCTCGGGAAGGGAGACGGCGCCTGATGCCCCCGGAACCTGCGGAACTCGTCCTCGGCGGCCAGGCGGTCATCGAGGGCGTGATGATGAAGGGGCCGCTGGCGTACGCGGTCGCGGTGCGGAAGGCCAGCGGAGAGATCCGGGTCCGGGACTTCCCCCTCGTGGAATCGGCGGCGAGGAAGCGGATTGCGAAGATCCCCGTGGTGCGCGGGGTCGTGACGATGGCGGCGATGCTGGCGATCGGGTACCGCGCCCTGCAATACTCGGCGGACGAGGCGATGGAGGACGCGGAAGGGGCTTCGGCCGCCGCGAAGGGGACGGGGGAAGGCGCGATTCCGGGGGGGCTGGCCATGGCGGGCGCCATGGCGATGGCGCTTCTCCTGGGGGTCGGCCTCTTTTTCCTTCTCCCGCTGTATGCGACCCACCTCCTGGCCGGCCTGGTCCCCGCCCTTCACGGGTCGATCGCCTTCAACCTCGCGGACGGGGCGATCCGGGTGCTGCTCTTTGTCCTGTACATCGTCGGGATCACGCGGATGAAGGACATCCGGAGGGTCTTCGAGTACCATGGCGCGGAGCACAAGGTGATCAACGCCTACGAGGCGAAGGCGGACCTCGCGCCCGAAGCGGTGCGGGGATACCCGCGCCTGCACCCGCGGTGCGGCACCAGCTTCCTCCTGTTCGTGATGGTGATCAGCATCCTCGTCTTCTCCCTCATCCCGAGGGAGAGCTCTCTGCTGGAGAAGGCGCTCCTTCGTCTTCCCCTGATCCCCGCGATCGCGGGGATCTCCTACGAGGTGCTGCGGCTGTCGGCGAAAAAGACCCGGTCCACCTGGTTCCGGGCGCTCGTCGCGCCGGGGCTGTGGCTGCAACGTCTGACCACCCGGGAGCCGGACCTGCCCCAGATCGAGGTGGCGATCGCGTCGTTCCTGCGCGTGTCGGGGCCGCCGGGGTCGGAGGTCTCCCTTGTGGGATAAACTCGAGTCGGCCACGGCGCGGATACCGGAGCTGGAGCGCCTGCTGTCCGACCCGGCGGTCACGGGGAACCCGCGGGAGATGCAGAGGATCGGGCGGGAGCTCGCCGAACTGCGCCCGGTGGCGGAGGTCCACGCGCGGTACCGGAAGGTCGAGCAGGAGCTCGCCGACAATCTCGCCCTGCAGGACAGCGAGACCGACCCTGCGATGAAGGCGATGGTCCGCGAGGAGATCGATCGGCTGACATCGGAGAAGGATCTTCTCGCCGGCGAGATCCGCACCCTGCTCGTCCCGAAGGATCCGAACGACGAAAAGAATATCCTGATCGAGATCCGCGCCGGCGCCGGGGGCGACGAGGCGTCCGCCTTCGCCGGGGAGCTCTTCCGCGCTTACGGGATGTACGCCGACTCCCGGCGCTGGAAGGTCGAGATCCTCTCCCGCAGCGAGACGGGGCTGGGGGGGACCAAGGAAGTGATCGCCATGATCGAGGGGCGCGGGGCGTACAGCCGCCTGAAGTACGAAAGCGGTGTCCACCGGGTCCAGCGCGTGCCGGCGACGGAGGCGGGGGGCAGGATCCACACCTCCACGGTGACCGTGGCGGTGATGCCCGAAGCGGAAGAGGTGGACGTCCAGATCCAGCAGGACGACCTCCGGATCGACGTGTTTCGCTCGTCCGGGCCGGGCGGGCAGAGCGTCAACACCACCGACTCCGCGGTGCGGATCACGCACATCCCCACGGGGCTCGTCGTCCAGTGCCAGGACGAGAAGTCCCAGTTGAAGAACAAGTCGAAGGCGTTGAAGATCCTCCGGTCGCGCCTCTACGACGCGGAAATGGCGAAACGCCAGTCCGAGCGGGCCGACCTGCGCCGCGCCCAGGTGGGGACGGGGGACCGCAGCGAGCGGATCCGCACCTACAATTTTCCTCAGAACCGCGTAACCGACCACCGGGTCGGGCTGACGGTGCACCAGCTCTCCGCCGTGCTCGACGGCGGGTTCGACCCCTTCATCGACGCCCTGACGTCCCAGGCCCAGGTCGAGGCCCTCCGCAAAACCGGCTGAGCGGCCCATTTCATGAAAACGTACCTGAAGAGCGATCCCGGAAGGCGCTGCGCATCCAGGACTCTCGCTTCGGCTGCGCCGCCTCGGAGGGCGGGGCTCCGTTCGTGGCTCGCCGTGCGATGAACCCGCACGGCTGCGCTTTACCTCACTTCGCCCCCCCTCCTGCGGCGGCTCCGCCGGACCCTTCCGTTGCATGCGCCTTCTGGGCTGCCTTTCCTATACATCGCCGTATCATGAATTGAAGCACTAAGTGCGTCTCTCTGAACTCATCGCGTTCTGCCGTCGGGAGATGGCGGGCGTCAAGGACGCCGCCCCCGGCGAGGCGGAGATCCTCGTCTCTGCCGTGACCCGGATCCCGCGGAACCGGCTCTTTCTTTCGATGGACGACGACGTGGGAGACGTGGAGGGCCGGCTGTTCCCGCTGATCGCGCGCCGCGCGGCCGGCGAGCCGCTGCAGTACGTTCTCGGCGCCTGGGATTTCTTCGGGAGGGAGTTCCTGTTATCCCGCGACACGCTCATCCCGCGTCCCGAGACGGAGGGGCTGGCGGAGCTGGTGGTGGCCGCCCTGCGCCGCTCCCCCCGGGCGCGCCCCCTCGCGCTCGACGTGGGGACCGGGAGCGGGGCGATCGCGGTGACCCTGGCCGCGGAGGTTCCCTCGGCCCGCATCGTGGCCACCGACATCTCGCCCGGCGCCGTGCGGGTGGCGCGCGAGAACGCGGCGCGCCACGGCGTGGCGGCCCGCGTCCTGCCGATCCGCTGCGACCTGCTTTCCGCCTTGAAATGCGGGGAGCGATTTGATGTAGTGGTCTCCAACCCTCCGTACGTCGCCGAAGGGGAGTGGCCTTCGTTGCCGCCCGCGGTGCGCGACTACGAGCCGTCGGGGGCGCTTCTTGCCGGCCGGGACGGCCTGTCGGTCCTTCGGCCGCTGGTCGTGGGCGCCGCAGGGCTCCTGTCGCACGGCGGGGAGCTTTGGTGCGAGATCGGCGCTGCGCAGGGAGAGGCGGCGTCCTCGCTGCCGTGCGGTTCCCTGCGGCCGCTGGGGGTCTTTCCGGACCTCGCGGGGCGGGACCGGTACGCCGGCTGGAAAAAACCGGAACGGGAGCGCTGACACTGGACATCTTCGTCATCAAGGGGGGGAAGCGGCTTTCGGGGGTCTGCCGTGTCTCCGGCGCGAAAAACGCCGTGCTGCCGGCCATGGCGGCGTCGCTGCTCGCCGAGGGGCCGGTGGAGATCGTCGGGGTGCCCCGGCTGCGGGACATCGACACGTTCGCCAAGCTTCTCGGAATCCTCGGGGCGGAGGTCACGCACGACGACGACGGCGGCGCGGACGAGCGCGAGGTGTTGAGGATCACGCCGGGGGATGCGCGGAAAGCCGAGGCGCCCTACGAGCTGGTGAAGACGATGCGCGCGTCGGTCCTCGTTCTCGGGCCGCTCCTCGCCCGGTATGGGCGGGCCCGGATCTCCCTTCCCGGCGGGTGCGCGATCGGCGCCCGGCCGATCGACCAGCACCTGCGGGGGCTGGAACTCATGGGGGCGAAGACCTCCCTTTCCAAGGGGTACATCGAGGCGTCGGCGGATCGCCTTTCGGGTGCGACCGTCACCTTCGACATGAAGACCGTCACAGGAACGGAGAACCTCATGATGGCCGCCTCACTCGCCGAGGGGACGACCGTCCTTTCGAACGCGGCGCAGGAGCCCGAGGTGTGCGACCTCGCCCGGCTGCTTCGCGCGATGGGGGCCGACATCGGGGGGGAAGGGACCGACGAGATCGTGGTCCGCGGGGTTCGTTCCCTCCACGGGGCGCGCCACGAGGTGATGGCGGACCGGATCGAGGCGGCTACGCTGCTCCTGGCCGGCGCGATCACGGGCGGAGACGTGACGGCGCTGGGCGCGGACGCCTCGTCGATGAACGCCGTCGTCGAAAAGCTCCGGAGAAGCGGGGCCGACGTCGACACTGTCCCGGGAGGGGTGCGCGTCCGCAGGGTCGGGCCGATCCGCTCCGTGAACGTGAAGACCGCCCCGTACCCCGGGTTTCCCACGGACGTGCAGGCGCAGTTCATGGCCTACATGTGCCTGGGCGACGGGTTCAGCATCGTTTCCGAGACGATCTTCGAGAACCGGTTCATGCACGTCGCCGAATTGCGCCGGATGGGGGCGAGGATCGATGTTTCCGGGAACACGGCCGCGGTGAGGGGGGTCCCGGCGCTTTCCGGGGCGCCGCTCATGGCGACCGACCTTCGCGCCTCGGCGTCGCTGGTGCTGGCGGGACTGGCCGCGTCGGGGACGACCGAGGTGCTGAGGATCTACCACCTCGACCGCGGGTACGAGGTTCTGGAACGCAGGCTTTCCTCACTGGGCGCCGACATCGTCCGGGTGAAGGAGTAGGAGGCGGGACGCATGCGGTGGCACCGGTCGGGGACGGCGGGATTCCGGGAGGCGCTTGGAAGCGCGGAGAACCGAGGTTCCGCCGGCGCGGAGAAGGTGTCCGAGGTGGTCGGGGAAATTCTCCGGTCCGTTCGGGAAGGCGGCGACGCGGCGCTGGCGGAGTACACGCGGCGGTTCGACCGGTTCGACCCCCGCAGGAAAGGATTTGCCGTTCCGCCACGGGAGATCGACGCGGCGTGGCGCCGCCTTCCCGCGGCGTTGCGGCGGTCCCTCGCGTTGGCGGCGGAGCGGATCGAGACGTTTCACCGGCACCAGGTCGAGGGCGGGTTCGGTGTTTCCCTGCCCGGGGCGACCCTCGGTCAGCGGGTCGTGCCGGTCGCCCGCGCGGGCGTGTATGTGCCCGGGGGGAAGGCGGCGTATCCGTCGACCTTGCTGATGAACGCCCTCCCCGCCCGCGTGGCGGGGGTCGCCGAGGTGGTTGCGGCGTGCTCCGCCCCCGGTGGCAAGGTACCGGATGTCGTGTTGGCGGCCGCCCGGATCGCCGGTGTTTCCGTGGTGTACCGCATCGGCGGCGCGCAGGCGATCGCCGCGCTTGCCTACGGGACGGAGTCCGTCCCGCGCGTCGACGTGATCTCGGGTCCCGGCAACGCCTACGTCACCGAAGCCAAGCGCCGGGTCTTCGGCTCCGTCGGGATCGACATGCTCGCGGGGCCGAGCGAGCTGGTGGTGCTCGCGGACCGGACCGCGATTCCCGCCTACGTCGCTGCGGATCTTCTCTCGCAGGCGGAGCACGACGAGGATGCCTTCGTGGCGCTGGTGACGAATTCGCGCGAGCTGCCCCCGGCGGTGGAGCGTGAATTGGGGCGGCAAGTCCGTTCCCTCCCGCGCCGCGAAATCCTGCGGGCATCCCTTTCCCTCGCCGAGGGATTTTTGACGCGTTCCCTCCGGGAGTCTGTCGAGGTCGTCAACCGGCTTGCTCCGGAGCACCTGAGCATCGTGACCCGGGACCCGTGGAAGGACTTTTCGGGAATTCGCAACGCGGGCACCGCGTTTCTTGGCCCCTTCAGCCCGGTGGCCGTGGGCGACTATATCGCCGGGATCAACCACACCCTTCCGACCGGCGGGGCGTCACGTTTTTCATCCCCGCTCGGAGTTGCCGATTTCCTCAAGAAAATTAACGTGGTATCATATGAATTTTCAGCGCTCCGCTCCGATGCGCCGCATGTGGTGCGGCTCGCCCGAAAGGAGGGACTGGCCGCGCACGCGGAGGCGGTCCTGATGCGCACCCGTGGAAGGGGGAAGCGGTGATGAGCCGGGAAGGTCAGGTCGAGCGAACCACGAAGGAGACCCGGATCAAGCTCTCCCTGCGGATTTCCGGGGAGGGGTCGGGGAAGATCGGCACGGGGGTCCCCTTTCTCGACCACATGCTGGCGCTGTTCTCGCGTCACGGGCTGTTCGACCTGACGATTGCGGCGAAAGGTGACGTCGAGGTCGACTTCCACCACGTGGTGGAGGACGTGGG is from Deltaproteobacteria bacterium CG2_30_66_27 and encodes:
- a CDS encoding UDP-N-acetylglucosamine 1-carboxyvinyltransferase; translated protein: MDIFVIKGGKRLSGVCRVSGAKNAVLPAMAASLLAEGPVEIVGVPRLRDIDTFAKLLGILGAEVTHDDDGGADEREVLRITPGDARKAEAPYELVKTMRASVLVLGPLLARYGRARISLPGGCAIGARPIDQHLRGLELMGAKTSLSKGYIEASADRLSGATVTFDMKTVTGTENLMMAASLAEGTTVLSNAAQEPEVCDLARLLRAMGADIGGEGTDEIVVRGVRSLHGARHEVMADRIEAATLLLAGAITGGDVTALGADASSMNAVVEKLRRSGADVDTVPGGVRVRRVGPIRSVNVKTAPYPGFPTDVQAQFMAYMCLGDGFSIVSETIFENRFMHVAELRRMGARIDVSGNTAAVRGVPALSGAPLMATDLRASASLVLAGLAASGTTEVLRIYHLDRGYEVLERRLSSLGADIVRVKE
- a CDS encoding histidinol dehydrogenase: MRWHRSGTAGFREALGSAENRGSAGAEKVSEVVGEILRSVREGGDAALAEYTRRFDRFDPRRKGFAVPPREIDAAWRRLPAALRRSLALAAERIETFHRHQVEGGFGVSLPGATLGQRVVPVARAGVYVPGGKAAYPSTLLMNALPARVAGVAEVVAACSAPGGKVPDVVLAAARIAGVSVVYRIGGAQAIAALAYGTESVPRVDVISGPGNAYVTEAKRRVFGSVGIDMLAGPSELVVLADRTAIPAYVAADLLSQAEHDEDAFVALVTNSRELPPAVERELGRQVRSLPRREILRASLSLAEGFLTRSLRESVEVVNRLAPEHLSIVTRDPWKDFSGIRNAGTAFLGPFSPVAVGDYIAGINHTLPTGGASRFSSPLGVADFLKKINVVSYEFSALRSDAPHVVRLARKEGLAAHAEAVLMRTRGRGKR